Proteins encoded by one window of Aphis gossypii isolate Hap1 chromosome X, ASM2018417v2, whole genome shotgun sequence:
- the LOC114126761 gene encoding chloride intracellular channel exc-4-like — protein sequence MADKVAPHSNGNVNEGNGHVPEIQLIIKASTIDGWRKGVCLFCQEYFMDLYLLSELKTINLKVTTVNMQKPPADFRSNFDANPPPILIDNGMTILENEEIERHIMENVPGGHNLFVQDKEVATLIENLYIKLKLMLLNKDYVSINRLLSHLRRINLHLEKKNTRFLTGDTMSCFDCELMPRLQHIRVAGKYFMDFQIPVGLRHLWRYILRMYQLDAFIQSCPSDQDIVKHYKQQQNLMLRSVSTKKHEELETPTFTTSIPLELDLQDE from the coding sequence ATGGCCGACAAAGTCGCGCCACACTCCAATGGCAACGTGAACGAAGGGAATGGACATGTGCCGGAAATTCAGCTCATCATCAAGGCTTCAACAATTGACGGTTGGCGAAAAGGAGTATGTCTATTTTGTCAAGAATATTTCATGGATCTATATCTACTTTCTgagttaaaaactattaacctTAAAGTCACTACAGTGAATATGCAAAAACCACCTGCCGATTTTCGGAGTAACTTTGATGCAAATCCCCCACCAATCTTAATAGACAATGGAATGACTATTTTGGAAAATGAAGAAATTGAAAGGCATATCATGGAGAACGTGCCAGGCGGACACAATCTATTTGTGCAGGATAAAGAAGTAGCCACGCTGATTGAAAACTTGTACATTAAGCTGAAACTGATGCTATTAAATAAAGACTACGTAAGCATAAATAGACTGTTGTCCCACTTGCGTAGAATAAATTTGCATTTAGAGAAGAAGAACACGCGGTTTTTGACCGGTGACACGATGAGCTGTTTCGACTGCGAGTTGATGCCTCGTCTACAGCATATCAGAGTGGCTGGTAAATACTTTATGGACTTCCAAATTCCGGTCGGTCTGAGGCACTTGTGGCGTTACATATTGCGAATGTACCAGCTGGACGCATTCATCCAAAGCTGTCCGTCCGACCAAGACATTGTCAAACATTACAAACAACAGCAGAATCTCATGTTGCGGAGCGTCAGCACGAAGAAACACGAGGAACTGGAGACTCCGACGTTCACCACGTCCATACCACTGGAGCTCGACTTGCAGGACGAATAA